The Toxorhynchites rutilus septentrionalis strain SRP chromosome 1, ASM2978413v1, whole genome shotgun sequence genome contains the following window.
gggtgagttcctcagccaggttcttcaGGTATTCCtggtgctattccgtcaggtcctggtctTTTCGTTTCTTCTAATTTCTGTAATGCATGGCATGTTTcttgttgtgaaagatagtttaccGTTATGTCATTTATAtattccggtaaaaatgaaaaatagtcccgatcgcgattttcttcggaaaatgtatATACAACATTCCTtaaagaaatttgcaaagagattacaaatttcgttcgaagaacgccctacatcttcatcgagatgcatctgcgatggaaAGTTTTTGAGCTTAGGCTTtatgtaagtaaagaatttcttcgggcatgatttgacttcagtttcgacctttctattatacgagtactcttcgtgtgcacttttgATGGCAAAATTTAGTTCTTGGGACATATTCTGATATTCCAGCAAATTTTGAttacttttgtttattttgtattttttgtgtgtttttgttttctattcttcaaattgattttttgagcgCTATACCAAATAGGATTTTTGCaggttgaatttcttcgtcttcttttcttcggcacaaattctgatattatgttattcagaacTTCGTGACGAATATGTACGgataagttgacatctcgttcgctgtttaataaagtatgccattctatggcttgtaTGACTACATATGgctatttgactacaaaaacaagctgaaatCATCCAAGGGTCACCATAAATCCACCTGtacctgttattgatttttgacataggaatATGTCTTTGAtatctatataggggggtcactatgaaaaatgtaacgatgcattaagagttttcaaatgcatattactcaaaatcgttattgcgacatatgttcggttatataccattagacaggaaatatatccagcttttttttttgcagtgaaTATAGTGAATAAAAGATAACAATTGGACGATtaaaatcaattcgtgctcaattcatgaTTTTATCGAGTAGGTCTtgttactaacaatttatgtaattgtggtatagatgtcataatatcgagcatgttgtttggttatgtaaaaatccaattaatgaatttaactggctgctgattcagaagatcgaaagggtatactcacgcatatcaaattatgatagcttgagtagtcgcgatcttaatatcaAGCTCCCCAATGAGGAgttcccatatatgtcttcctaaggaACCCGCTTCACTTCCCCGAATGCACATGCCCATTCTCCTTCCCCTTTcttatacataagcagaacttagcacccaatgagatcaattcactacagcagcCACACGGACTTCCCATGGCCATAGAATGAATTCATAATATTAAtcaatatacatcaccgggctatatactgccgttctacgcgtagttgtcccatgtttcaaaatcagcaactgagaaaaacgcaatcaaagttttctcgcatatttgtctaccaaaagctttaagcatttcaatttagcaatacaccgggttttttataagcactatactattgtttaatgaaatgtgatgagatcctctcactgaatcaatcaagtttgattacgggtttaaaaatttatggtgggactgttatgcctagaatatcaacatgggacaattgaacttaatgttgttttttgatatactgggaacaaacaatatttttcttctgtttttccgaaagatttgcatagaaacatcgttttatgaagaaatgagtgatctgcaagaccttcgcagaatataaatctgatTGTTATTAGGAATTCGCTAATAAGGTGTACaagtgttctgttaaactttttcttatttgtttgagaattagttcgttctttcaaaccagaaaagagtgcatgaggcctgctgaaagtgtgacatgaaatgcttgtacttgaaccgacttattcgacatggatctacaaaaaatacatggtgcgacagttatgaataaaatatcaacatgggacaattgagcttgatgttgtttttttaaagttgggaataaactatatatttttttgtgtttttccgtaagattgaTAAAAACAAGATGCataaaacaacgttttatgaagaaaggtTAAAATCGTCGAAaattaacatgggacaactatgcgtaaaaCGTCAGTATAGTTGTTATAACAAACAATgccggacaacgtggcaacgaaggagaaaatgctattgttatctataatatatttctgtagtcatagatttatttgacttaggcttatattcATGTAGACCTTAACTATCTAGATTTGTGTttcaaaatgataaatgatgactccttttcttctgtttttttctgcataattgaataaacagaagaaaagggtagtaccGTCGTGCGGGGCTTCTTTTGACACTTTTCttcattttcatcatttaaaattgttgacgtagtactacgtctttcatttctataccggggtgtaaaatcaaagtttcgaaaacgaaagcgttgcgccggagaccgagattttgagcgttaatagctcctaaacaactgaacgaaatggtatgataaacacttcattcgaaagataaaatgtctacgcgttctatacttgttactttttgatccaaaaacttgtttcaatagtcttaaaattgctttcaaaacaggctattgaaatcaccaatcggtatataagcgagcgccgctcggaaatctactcagttctaattgaacagcgattggagcatgttgtggtgttgtggtgaagctcttcgtttatcatgaaagcgctgatgaacggtgtcaccaagagcctgtttgtgcacctagacatgaatccatcaggaggagagtgatgccacaaacggttccccgggaagatctcgaagcagccgctacacacacacacacacacacatacacgcgcggaattctttccgtttggatgccattcagcatcgagaaagatccggaaaataatctgccagttcctctgggaatttaaaaatacattcatgtgaaagagtttatttgaatgttttctatccatgtaacactgtgatcaaatatgtttcaatcaagtactattaacaggtggttatcgagttagcataaaccactggtgggcttccagtatcgaggaaaatgtggaaatatctaatcgttactgaaaataatctgccagttcctctgggaatataaaattacattcatgtgaaagagtttatttgaatgttttctattcatgtaacactgtgaccaaatacatttggttttgtgatttttcaatcaatcgcaattaacaggatagcttctgaagattatttttccccatcagtaggatatttccgtatccaatattgtatgcgcccgcaatcgattcttgctctgtcgccgaaagttccgagctcagagagttcattcccctctagtttgccttccaaattgccatcctaaaccacaccttctctcgattcaatcacacacaaaaagcatacttaagcgatattctggtggtgagacacatttatttttcgtgaggacatcgacaagacaacatcgttgcctaacgtgctggaggaggtggacggcgaaggatcgacacatacacgcgcagaattctttccgtttggatgccattcagcatcgagaaagttccggaaagagctaatcattgctgggaaataatcagccagttcctctgggaatttaaaaatacattcatgtgaaagagtttatttgaatgttttctattcatgtaacactgtgaccaaatatttttcaatcaagtactattaacaggtggtgatcgagttagtattaaccactggtgggcttccagtatcgaggaaaatgtggaaatatctaatcgttactgtaaataatctgccagttcctctgggaatttaaaaatacattcatgtgaaaaagtttatttaaatgttttctatccataaaatatccatataatacatttaggtttgtgatttgtcaatcaagtacagttagcaggttagcttctgaagattattcttcagaacaaggtttttcgtatcctatattggatgcataaaacctggtgcctccaacgtaacgctctcgttttcgaagtctcccaaatattcatttattcattcattcagaatctatttagattcaacttcaaacaaatgatctctaaatcaacgatagtcctacgtcacccttgcggttataccatagatataacccacttcctgttttttaactCCGATTATTGTGGGTGGATTTTAACAATCTTGACATATATTTAACCTGGATGTATAGATGACATTTGTGCAAAATATGATCTGaattaattgagaaataaaacTTTTGTTCATAGAGCGATCAAAAATAGCTCCGTTGCACACGTTGAGGGCTACTTTTGACATAgtcatttgaaaatttaaaatcatcATCAATTACATCAATTACATAGGATAATGCTGATTAACATTTTTTGGAACAAGGAGTTATGGATGGCTATACAAATGTGCATTTGaacgaatttttcaaaataaatttattacatcaatgtattttacaaCGAGGTGATTTTGGGCTTTCGTCTCCGATCAGCGGATAAGGCATTTGAACGGACGTTATAGCTGGAAGAAAAAGTGTCTTGAACAAGTCCTCGAAAATTCTTTCgtcgaaccagccagaagcacTTCGATTGTAGCGTGTTCCTCGAGGGCCATTAAGTGTCCAAGAATCCCATAAATGTTCTGCCTATGGTGGCAACCACGTATGGTGGCAACAGTTCTCCAGTTGCACTTCCGCAAAACATAATGGAAGTAGCAGATTTACTGAAGTTCCTCACGTTTTCAAAATACTTAAACCACGCTTACAGATAGCAAGCTTCTTACCCggatcatctgacaaattcgtcTCGTCGTAATCAAAAATATTGGAAGCCGGAACACCTTCCAGAGATTCCTTTAAATTGGCCATGTACTCTGCGATTGTTTCTCGTGTTATTGCTGCGCGTTTTAACTTTATATTTTGTGCAAAACGTTTGTTTAGTTGCTGGTGATCGCGTAGGAATCGTGCCACCCAGTCCCGTGAAGGTTTGTTATTTACAAAAGCTGGCACTTTTCTTTCTTGCTTCGTCAAATAAATTCGAACTATTTCCCGCAGATCATCGGTTCCAACGGGGAAGCCCCACTCGGACAAGCAGCTGAGATGGTCTGAAAACGATAATTCTTCCGCCTCAGTAAAAACTTTCTGATGTCCGGGCTGTTTCTGGTGCGATTCGCATAGCTTGTTGTATATTGTTTATCGGCTGCAATGGAGTTACCTAGCGGCTTCTGCGTGGGACATTTATCCGAATTTGACTTTTTCAAGGCACTGCATTGAATCTGCAGTGGAAACTACAGTATATTTCCGAGCATTATTATCCTTCCGATAGTTCCTCACCATTCTTGTACCTACAAAATAGTAAACAAACATAACCTTACAATATGGCTAACGGTAGAAAATTTATcgctctcatttttttttaaaaaaataactgatttcaacgataaaataacgttgCTGCTGCTGATATATGACAAACGAATAGTTCTCTGATAGGTTtacacacttttttttttcaaaatatatattttgatcaaggctcatatggcgttagcctgacggggccggagttcaatattttgacagtttttcttattatctatgttagtaatatgtaaccgattactcgcggtgggcTCGAGGtcagtattacaagtgttctcgtaattgggatgttgctgtctccaaagctctgtacgtgtgcccgacacgggatacttcctattgggatgcagctgaccattaatcagcaacgcccccctagtatgaaccccatatctagcgtggtgcgtcttctcgactcgaggaatccaggatagaatggtcactagccggcgcaatcatcagctcgtgtagagttgtcatgagcggtacaatctttggctcttgttgaatcatcagtggactgcacaacctttggcccgtgtatctgtaaagagtgtgtgtatgtattgccgcgactaagtaaaagtttatagatcggataagagggatatgaaacagggacgcaacgaaggaaacatcattaaacgttgacatcggcgtttctgaggaacaggtatagatgaagcagaagattaggatcacggctacctaagatatcccggacggggatatccgattgtctgccttgtgctctcagtgctctagagagttgagagtgagcagcatggaaccggatacacgaccagacaacatgctcgatgtcgtggtagccgtcgccacaatcacaaagattgtttgctgcgagcccaatgcgatagagatgcgcgtttaggttgtagtgattggacatgagccgagatatcacgcgaatgaaatctcTGATTTACTGATTTACACACTTATCAGTATCTAAAATTGTAAGAACAATGTATACGGAAACAATTTTTCTGGAGCTTCAAATCACTACCGCTCGACGCTTCGAGGTTTTTTAACTATCTGAAAAGGAGTAGTTGCGTTTAAAAAAACTGTCAACGTGAAATGGTAGAAAGGTATTGTATGAATGAATTATCACAGAtaatacattttgaaaaaatctaattttataAGAAATTTGTGATAACCTAAATTGTCCAAagcagtcccgcatttcaaaaGTAGCCCTGCACGAcggtaatggctttaatggtatttttgtgtatatGTTTGAATAGAATGTGGTTTCGGATTCTACCAAGTTATCTCATCTAGCCAGTTTAAAGGATAAAGGAtaaagttcatacaggaaacggtttttcagGGCTCTCATTCAATGTATCCAAAGAGAAAAGATTTTGAACAACAaataaactcaattcaaatgcaattatcaCGCACaaacacagtcctatgtcaagatcccgtccgtgcacCTAGGCCcagaccaattttttttctattactgtgcaccaaaaaaaaaattgaacattttcaagaaaaaatctcaaaaaagtttttgttagaatttttttttctctgttttttgcACAtattgtagggcacatatttatctaccatttcatcaaagtCTGAAATGactattttgagaaaatcgacttttagtttttgaaatcgttttttttcgatgtaggattctaaaaaatattttttttcagaatttgttttctaaaaattcaattattttcctaaaacttttCCACTGATCACTTTTTACatcgaggaaaaaaaattataaaaaaacaggaagtgggttttatctatggtataaccgcaagggtgacgtaggactatcgttgatttagagatcatttgtttgaagttgaatctaaatccattctgaattaatgaataaatgaatatttgggagacttcgaaaacgagagcgttacgttggaggcacaaggttttatgcatccaatataggatacgaaaaaccttgttctgaagaataatcttcagaagctaacctgctaactgtacttgattgacaaatcacaaacctaaatgtattatatggatattttatggatagaaaacattaaaattaactctttcacatgaatgtaattttaaattcccagaggaactggcagattattttcagtaacgattagatatttccacattttcctcgatactggaagcccaccagtggttaatactaactcgataaccacctgttaatagtacttgattgaaaaatatttggtcacagtgttacatgaatagaaaacattcaaataaactctttcacatgaatgtatttttaaattcccagaggaactggcagattatttcccagcaatgattagatctttccggaactttctcgatgctgaatggcatccaaacggaaagaattctgcgcgtgtatgtgtcgatccttcgccgtccacctcttccagcacgttaggcaacgatgttgtcttgtcgatgtcctcacgaaaaatgaatgtgtctcaccaccagaatatcgcttaggtatgctttttgtgtgtgattgaatcgaaaaaGGTGTGGTTtaggatggcaatttggaaggcaaactagaggggaatgaactctctgagctcggaactttcagcgacagagcaagaatcgattgcaggcgcatacaatattggatacggaaatatcctactgatggggaagaaaaatcttcagaagccatcctgttaattgcgattgattgaaaaaccacaaaaccaaatgtatttggtcacagtgttacatggatagaaaacattcaaataaactctttcacatgaatgtatttttaaattcccagaggaactggcagattattttcagtaacgattagatatttccacattttcctcgatactggaagcccaccagtggtttatgctaactcgataaccatctgttaatagtacttgattgaaacatatttgatcacagtgttacatggatagaaaacattcaaataaactctttcacatgaatgtatttttaaattcccagaggaactggcagattattttccggatctttctcgatgctgaatggcatccaaacggaaagaattccgcgcgtgtatgtgtgtgtgtgtgtagcggctgcttcgagatcttcccggggaactgtttgtggcatcactctcctcctgatggattcatgtctaggtgcacaaacaggctcttggtgacaccgttcatcagcgctttcatgataaacgaagagcttcaccacaacaccacaacatgctccaatcgctgttcaattagaactgagtagatttccgagcggcgctcgcttatataccgattggtgatttcaatagcctgttttgaaagcaattttaagactattgaaacaagtttttggatcaaaaagtaacaagtatagaacgcgtagacattttatctttcgaatgaagtgtttatcataccatttcgttcagttgtttaggagctattaacgctcaaaatctcggtctccggcgtaacgctttcgttttcgaaactttgattttacaccccggtatagaaatgaaagacgtagtcctacgtcaaaatgatcgaaaatatttagccctttccatatgttagtctagataaattttcggaaaactaagtatgccaagttgcttaattaggtaaagTCTTTACGCCCAGAatgtttcattaagttctgagagggtcatgccaatcccatagacaagttggcgtgaaatccgtCGTATAGAATGTTGTTCGGTCCAATTTGCTTGATGAAgcaacggtttttttttcacaggaACTTACCATTGTGTGGCAGAAAATGTTTATGGAAGAGTGATATCGGAGAgtgttgagttgaattttggGTATATACTGGAATTTAATCTGCAACGTTCGTCGGAGGTTGGGGAAATGAACTGGGGTAAAGCACTGTATTGCGACCCTCCGCAACATTACCCTGATGTGCGCTACTATTGGTCGCGAGATTTCTTCCCGAACTTCGTTGAAGAAGATCAACGGGTATTTGTGAGTTACGATGGATCCCTGTACTTCTCATCCCTGGAAATCAAAGATCGTGCAAATTACTCGTGCAACGTACAAAGCACTGTCAGCGATACGGGAAGAAACGGACCGTTCTTTAATTTGCAAGTTGTTTCGCATCCGCATTTCAAGGATTTGATATTTGCAAATAACTTCCCAAAAAACTTTCCTGAAGCTCCGCTTGCAGGCAAGGATTTAAGATTAGAGTGTATGGCCTTTGGCTACCCGGTGCCTTCTTATAATTGGACACGCAGGAATGGGAATCTTCCGCGCTATTCATATACAGAGAGTTACAATAGAGTGCTGGTTATAAAAAATTCCACCGTGAATGATAATGGAGAGTACATTTGCACCGCGAAGAACGATAGAAAATCAATTTCGAAAAGCGTTCTTGTAAACGtacaaatgcaaccaaattttaCGATACCGTTGAGAGATAAAATTAAGGATTATCAAAGTTCGGTAACATTTTTATGCGAAGCTTTTGCTATTCCTGATGTTAATTACACTTGGTACAAAAATGCAGAGTTGTTGGATTattctaaaaataaaataaacagagaCAAATACATAATACAAGACAATGTGCTCAAGATTAATAATCTCGATCCCGAAGAGGATGACGGCATGTACCAGTGCAAGGCTACTAATCAACTGAAAGGTGTGTACAGCTCTGCGCAGTTACGTGTTCTTTCGATAAAACCATCGTTCAAGAAAAAACCTTTAGAACCCGAAATATATTCGATATATAACGGGAATACAACTATAGAGTGTGAACCGGAGGCGGCGCCGCGCCcgaaaattgtttggaaaaaagATGGTAATGTAGTGGGTAGCGGCGGGCATCGGAGAATCATGCCAACAGGTACACTCTATATATCTTCCACTTCGCGGGATGATGAAGGTGTTTATACATGTGTGGCGAGCAATTCTCAGGGAGTTGAGGAGTCTAAATCACGACTGATTGTACTCCAGGAGCTCCGGTTTATCGAACAACTGCCACCGAAGGTCATCAAACAGATCAATGAAATGTTGTACCTCAAGTGTGATGTTAGTTATGACGAGTTGCTTGATGTTGCTTTTCTTTGGGCCCAAAACGGTCGCATTATCGATGCGAACAATGATCTGCAATCGGTTGATCCAAGAATTGTAGTAAACTATAACAGTCTGGAAGTTCATAATTTGACGCTATTGGATGCGGGAGAATACGAATGCATTGCAAAGTCAGCGGTGAACAGAATAGTGTCAAAAACGAATGTATACATTCAGGGTCCCCCTGGAGCTCCCGGTGCCATAAAAGTCATAGACATAAAGAAAACAGCCGCTGTATTGGAGTGGATAGACGGAAACGATAATGGAAGACAAATTATGTTCTATAATATATTGGGAAGAACCAATTGGAATAAAACATGGACTAACATTTCTGAAAATGTTCTTGCTCAAGAGGTCGACCGTTATAACAACAGGAGACGTGCTATGGTGAATAATTTGACGCCAGGTTGTGGTTATGAATTCAGTGTGTTAGCAGTGAACGATTTGGGTGCCGGAATGCCTAGTCTTCCATCTCCTGTTTATAATACACAAAAAGATAAACCGTATATAGCACCAAGAAACGTGGGTGGCGGTGGAGGTAAAATAGGCGATTTAACGATTGCATGGGATCCACTTCTCCCGCAAGAGCAAAACAGCATTGACATTCACTACAAAGTATACTATCGTTTGCTTGGTCAACGTGAATGGGCTACGGAAGTTTTGAAACGTCAAGGAAACGTTGGTAGAGCGGTTGTGCACATTCCGTTCGATAAATACTATACAAAATACGAAGTGAAAGTGCAGGCTATCAATGATCTCGGCGAGGGACCAATCAGCGATATGGCTGTTATATACTCAGCTGAAGACATGCCACAAGTGGCTCCACAGCAAACCCTTGCTAGGGGTTATAACTCGACGGCTCTTAACGTAAGCTG
Protein-coding sequences here:
- the LOC129771523 gene encoding contactin isoform X2 — protein: MLYHLFFLVSMLGIGCSQNTKYNQVNNPNSPTQYQTFNAIGNTGDSFYNSVSRYKQSEKLDSINSMENYCPEYWTSFRNTCIRIHKSPRKDYLSAQKICQAYRGDLISIDSLDKHTFILKLLNTENSKGNQYYVSARQTSPGSWTNADKSQLVSIEDSFNFNPIDESNIDVGFYGNKITQTQLDSQKKYGLNYNRDRNSLVYAFNPVIEKWQFTPVDGTNFNLFICESQQLYTVDNVNELADDRRDYGYGVEITDINKVPRGPYFIRQPRETTYDTGKVKITRDVMMSCLAGGYPTPTYTWYKELYSNDNVTVIKIDPLENARYTTSGGNLIIHTPQQIQDQGTYHCVAENVYGRVISESVELNFGYILEFNLQRSSEVGEMNWGKALYCDPPQHYPDVRYYWSRDFFPNFVEEDQRVFVSYDGSLYFSSLEIKDRANYSCNVQSTVSDTGRNGPFFNLQVVSHPHFKDLIFANNFPKNFPEAPLAGKDLRLECMAFGYPVPSYNWTRRNGNLPRYSYTESYNRVLVIKNSTVNDNGEYICTAKNDRKSISKSVLVNVQMQPNFTIPLRDKIKDYQSSVTFLCEAFAIPDVNYTWYKNAELLDYSKNKINRDKYIIQDNVLKINNLDPEEDDGMYQCKATNQLKGVYSSAQLRVLSIKPSFKKKPLEPEIYSIYNGNTTIECEPEAAPRPKIVWKKDGNVVGSGGHRRIMPTGTLYISSTSRDDEGVYTCVASNSQGVEESKSRLIVLQELRFIEQLPPKVIKQINEMLYLKCDVSYDELLDVAFLWAQNGRIIDANNDLQSVDPRIVVNYNSLEVHNLTLLDAGEYECIAKSAVNRIVSKTNVYIQGPPGAPGAIKVIDIKKTAAVLEWIDGNDNGRQIMFYNILGRTNWNKTWTNISENVLAQEVDRYNNRRRAMVNNLTPGCGYEFSVLAVNDLGAGMPSLPSPVYNTQKDKPYIAPRNVGGGGGKIGDLTIAWDPLLPQEQNSIDIHYKVYYRLLGQREWATEVLKRQGNVGRAVVHIPFDKYYTKYEVKVQAINDLGEGPISDMAVIYSAEDMPQVAPQQTLARGYNSTALNVSWVPVSQTRESIRGKLIGHRLKYWKKEHKEENAVYYLSRTTRPWALIVGLEPDTYYFVKVMAYNAAGEGPESERYMERTYRKAPQKPPSAVNIFGINPSTIRVVWRYIAPSQDEEPVQGYKIRIWETDQDMVTANDTVVWVGSKLEKYVDNLTPGKLYNLRVLAFSNGGDGRMSSPPIKFQMGM
- the LOC129771523 gene encoding contactin isoform X1 — protein: MLYHLFFLVSMLGIGCSQNTKYNQVNNPNSPTQYQTFNAIGNTGDSFYNSVSRYKQSEKLDSINSMENYCPEYWTSFRNTCIRIHKSPRKDYLSAQKICQAYRGDLISIDSLDKHTFILKLLNTENSKGNQYYVSARQTSPGSWTNADKSQLVSIEDSFNFNPIDESNIDVGFYGNKITQTQLDSQKKYGLNYNRDRNSLVYAFNPVIEKWQFTPVDGTNFNLFICESQQLYTVDNVNELADDRRDYGYGVEITDINKVPRGPYFIRQPRETTYDTGKVKITRDVMMSCLAGGYPTPTYTWYKELYSNDNVTVIKIDPLENARYTTSGGNLIIHTPQQIQDQGTYHCVAENVYGRVISESVELNFGYILEFNLQRSSEVGEMNWGKALYCDPPQHYPDVRYYWSRDFFPNFVEEDQRVFVSYDGSLYFSSLEIKDRANYSCNVQSTVSDTGRNGPFFNLQVVSHPHFKDLIFANNFPKNFPEAPLAGKDLRLECMAFGYPVPSYNWTRRNGNLPRYSYTESYNRVLVIKNSTVNDNGEYICTAKNDRKSISKSVLVNVQMQPNFTIPLRDKIKDYQSSVTFLCEAFAIPDVNYTWYKNAELLDYSKNKINRDKYIIQDNVLKINNLDPEEDDGMYQCKATNQLKGVYSSAQLRVLSIKPSFKKKPLEPEIYSIYNGNTTIECEPEAAPRPKIVWKKDGNVVGSGGHRRIMPTGTLYISSTSRDDEGVYTCVASNSQGVEESKSRLIVLQELRFIEQLPPKVIKQINEMLYLKCDVSYDELLDVAFLWAQNGRIIDANNDLQSVDPRIVVNYNSLEVHNLTLLDAGEYECIAKSAVNRIVSKTNVYIQGPPGAPGAIKVIDIKKTAAVLEWIDGNDNGRQIMFYNILGRTNWNKTWTNISENVLAQEVDRYNNRRRAMVNNLTPGCGYEFSVLAVNDLGAGMPSLPSPVYNTQKDKPYIAPRNVGGGGGKIGDLTIAWDPLLPQEQNSIDIHYKVYYRLLGQREWATEVLKRQGNVGRAVVHIPFDKYYTKYEVKVQAINDLGEGPISDMAVIYSAEDMPQVAPQQTLARGYNSTALNVSWVPVSQTRESIRGKLIGHRLKYWKKEHKEENAVYYLSRTTRPWALIVGLEPDTYYFVKVMAYNAAGEGPESERYMERTYRKAPQKPPSAVNIFGINPSTIRVVWRYIAPSQDEEPVQGYKIRIWETDQDMVTANDTVVWVGSKLEKYVDNLTPGKLYNLRVLAFSNGGDGRMSSPPIKFQMGITQTPYNASNNLRAEAALYWILILVATIIFVRSRRS